Part of the Branchiostoma floridae strain S238N-H82 chromosome 11, Bfl_VNyyK, whole genome shotgun sequence genome, GCCTCAAATGAATTTTCATAATTCCACTATGATTTGACTTCTAATCTTCCATTTTCttccgttgttgttgttttgtttacttaaATAAGTATTTAGGAGTTCTCCTTTTTGGTTTGACCGTTTGAAACTGACAAGGACTcctgtttcttttgtttgagtTTAATTTTAGCCTTTTCCACTGTGAGATTTTTATTTGGCATTTTGCAATTAACAGGAATTTGCAAATATGCTGCTTATAAAAGAGTGATCTTAACGCTTAACTGCATTTGTACTAGTACCTTTTAGCGTGTCTTTACAAAATCAGTAGATTTCTGCCTTGcccatactactagtactagtactagtacagtacTTGTAGCTCCCCCTAACATTCTACTATTGTACTAAACATTAGGCCAGACTTAGTCAACGAAAGcctctttatttgtttgtcacTGTGTgttcctgtgtttgtgtgtctaggCTAGAGTGTTTATTCTTTGCATTTGTATGTGTCAAACATGCCTTACAAAGTGTtctcagggttcgaaatactaGGTGCATGCAcagttttgtgcacccaaaattggagatgaATTTCGTTTGAGTCCTGGGTATGCAtagtcatacaaaatgtatgtgtccGTGTTACCATGTACAGATTACTTGTAATTttctgcacatgtacatgtattgtcatcCTGGTTGTGAATTGACCTCAGGGGTTTTACTACATCAGCACATCAGTCATTTTTTTGTCCCCACACAAAATAAGGCTTTGTCACATGTACTTACTTACTAATAATCTTCATCTCAATTATTGAAATAACTTGAATTTTGCTAACTTGATAGTGATACTGCACCTTGTCTGTAACTAGTTTTCCATCATATTTTTTCAGTACATGGTTACATTGATACCACAACCAACttgcatactttttaaagaatattCACACGTATAGACCgggtgatctttttttttttactttcatagctaaaagaaaaaaaatctaatgaAAGTCAGAATCATCAATTGAAATGAAACATTTGGTCGGTACTACGGTAACTCGGTAAGTATATATTTGAATGAGTCTGCTGAAGGCTGGTGAGTTCAAACAGAAAATTCATGGTGAGTTGTTCTTTCTTTTGGAACAAAGCATTAAATTAATGACTATGGTACTAGGTATATATTATAGTCTTATCTAAAGCCTGTGCAAATTCATTTCCTTAGCTAACGTTAGTTCTTGACTTTTCAAGGTAAAAATACAGCAAGCATATAACATAAGATCAGTTGTCAAGAAGGAAAATTGAACTGTTGACTTGCAATATTTCTCCAAGTTTCCAACATAAAAAAGAGCATACAAGTGCATGATCCTAGTCCTCAAGCActgctttcattttgttttatctgAGAAACATCAAATTAAACTGGTTTGGCTCAATaagcaaaaaaactttgtttcttATAATTACTGGTATTCCTATGACTAAGAAAAATTGTGGATGTTTGGTTTACCATTGAGGGTGCAGTGTGCAGCTGCAGGGTGCCCTGGACCAGAGATCAGGAGGTCACATGTTAGTTCTCTGTTCCAGGTGACTCTGGTCACACCAGCCTGGCGACGAACATCACCTTGCTGCGAGCGCTGGAGGTAGAGGATATTCTGGAAGGGAACGATGAGAAGTACAAGGCCGTGTCGCTCAACACCGAACCCATACAGATCAAGTCAGTCTATATATATGATGTACTGATGTACAGTAGCTACATTTACAGTTTATAACAAGGCTGTGTCGCTCAACACTGAGGCCATACAGATCAAGTCAGTCTCTATATATGATGTACTGATAACAGTAGCTACAAACAGTTTATAACAAGGCTGTGTCTCTCAACACCGAGCCCTACAAATCAAGTCAGTCTCTGTTAAGATGTAGCTACATATACAGTTTATAATGTAATCTTGTAATGTCTAATGTCATAACTTTGGTCACTTGTTCATTGAAAGAACATGTGTACAGTTTCctccatacatgtaccataacaACATCATTTCTGTTGCAAATTATAAAGAtaacttttgttgttgaaaagaaTCACATGAGTGACAAAGCAGGGGATGGTTACTCTAACGTCTAAGGCTTATTTAGGTAAGAAATAACTGACAGACAGGTCATCGGTGAAAACTGGCCACATGTATTTCCTTCTCTTGTAGATCTGTGTTCTATGTTTGTCAGAGAATCTTCTTCCGTGGATAAGGAGCTGTGTGGCCAAGCCTAGAAAACCCCTGACATTTCACTTAAAAGTTAGATGTCTGTCAGATTTTCTAACTCTTAATGTCTAAACAGGTTTGAATTAACCACTGCGTTTTTCCAACAGAGATGCGAAGCCTAAGCGGAGTAACTGGGTCCCAGCCCTGCCCAACAGTTCCCACCACCTGGACGCTGTGCCCTGCTCCACTCCTGTTAACAGACACAGGATCGCCACCAAGAAGATACGCACCTTTCCTCTCGTGTAAGTGCCTCAAAATGTACAGAACACATATGCAACTTCCCTCTCGTATATTAAGTGCCTCAAAATGTACAGaacacttgtaaaaaaaaatccaatgcCTCTTGCAATGATTATCCTTTTTAGTACCTAGAGGTGATCTCTTAGCTCTGCACAGAGCAAAcgtgataaaagaaaaaaatgaatttctggattcaatttttttcagattcGACGATCACGATCCGTCCATCATCCATGAGAACGCGGCCCAGCCGGAGGTGCTTATCCCTATCAGACTGGACATGGAGATAGACGGGCACAAACTGAGGGACACATTCACATGGAATAAAAATGGTACGTAAAGACATTGTCATAGTTCCCTCAGGCTCTATTGCTTAGAATACAGGCAGTGGTCTTAATGTCAAAATCATTGTTGTTCAGAAGTCAACCgagcaaatacaaaatgaagaaataaatcCGGGTTTTAGCTAGTGATTTTTAGCATAATAGGTCAATAAGCTATAATTTGTGATTACATGCTAATTGAGGACCACCATGCTAAGTTTCAAGTAGCAAAGTGGTGTTCTGCTAGTACTGGTATTTACTTGTGTAACTATGTCTAATTAgatatgaaaaatgttgatattacATTAAATTGACAAAGAAATCCCTCAAATTACATGTGGTGTAGGAATTAAAAAGAATTAAGCTCCCTTGTGGATTCTATATTTTCCCCACATTTTCAAACTCTTCTCACAATGGAAGGGCCAAtacccccttccacaccatcctCCAGATTGGGTGTATCACTACCCTGctgttacatgtaccatcatgCTAAAATAAAGCTCTGGCTAGAATCCTGAAAACTATTGATGAAAAATCAAATTCAAGCAATTGATGGATACACTTGAAAACCAAAATTAAGGGTATGGTATTTGGTTAGTATTACAGCTAACGTACGAAATAATACATTGATTCCTATATATAGATCGCCGATTGTCCCAgaacagatcccgatcgcagtctcTTTCCTAAATCtcagcatcatttgagtttggatcggagttggtcCTAGGGCAGATCctgatcgcaatctgtactagtagaatccaTGATTGACCTAGGACAGATCCCAATCGCAGCCTGCCCTAGGACCAACTCCGATTGTGATCTCTCCTAGGACAATCGACggttctactggatcgtgatctctactgtgtcatatacaaacaaaatgtatttgtccAAAACTTCCTTCCACAGAACAAATCATCACACCAGAGCAGTTTGCTGAGATCTTGTGTGACGATCTGGAGCTGCCATCTCTGTCCTTCGTCCCCGCTATCGCCCAGGCCATCAAGACTCAGATAGAGGCCTACCCTACAGACAACATCCTAGAGGAACAGATGGACCAGAGAGTCATTCTCAAGGTCTGGGCTTCTTTAGATTTCTTGCTTCAAGACATAGGTTCAAAATTCTACTTTTCCCCACCACATGTGTCCAGATATAAGCGGGATCTATGCCACTTTTGTGTTGATGATGACAatttgcagggctcaaaatactgtaattcctaattttttcaatgtacttttatgttcacggtttcaACGATGACggctgtaacgtgaacttatcattactgataacaaataaatcgcagactttttttacatgtacctgccgataccgtgaacatttagttctgagaacaggttaaattttctcagaccgtgaaagtttggtgccgggaagacaaagtgaattacagtacttttttctgcatacctacattTTTGAACATGTACACTGGtccaggtaattttcagtgttacctgcaccagtgtaggtatgcagaaaaaagtatgttCGGGacccattgctattttttcttttatactttatagttggtaacagtcaatactacaacagctaataacaatccacagacacctacatcataggacatttgcAAGTAGCTTGATAAAGAGAAATTGCTGCGagggaaacattctgcattttcttgaaaatgtggCGTTTCTAGTAAGTTGTACTCATCTGTTTTTAATTTCTCTTCACAGTTGAACATCCATGTAGGAAACATATCTCTGGTGGACCAGTTTGAATGGGACATGTCGGAAAAGGACAACAGCCCAGAAACCTTCGCGCTCAAACTGTGTACGGAGCTCGGTCTCGGCGGAGAGTTCGTCACGGCCATCGCATACAGCATTCGCGGACAGCTCAGCTGGCACCAGAGAACCTACGCTTTCAGgtagctgtttgtttgtttgtttgtttgtgtgtgtgtttgtatgtaacaGTGACTACATCTTGCCATGTAAAGAGAATTTTTAGACTTCATTTGTTTGTGTATACTGGAATTAATCCCCATTAATCTCCTTCTCAGATTTTATAAAGAATTTCAATATGTACTAGATCATAAGATCAACAGAAAAACTGTATTAAGGGGAAACTCCGTATctttggtacacacagtttggGGGATTGAATGTTGCTCAAGTTTTCAACCCAACCCtttggttttgttttcatatttactttcaaaatgtttaataATTGAATTTGTGTGGCGTTAAAAAGTTATGACtggatttttattagttttgtATGTGAAGGGGGTAGGTCCTCTTTCATTTATTAGGTACatgttatttcattttacatCCTGCTGTAGCAATATTTAGACTTTCCATTTTGTAAGCCTGGTGTTTTTTGTAGTTTACTAATTATCTGCTAGAGGGCGCTTTTTTGATTGAAAAGTGTTGCTGTTTTGCAATTGGTGGAGGTTTTGCATGAACATGTACGGTGTTGATCCACTCATCACTAACATTCGAACCACTATACAGATCAATTGCTAACATAATACACACaattatatacatacacacatacacacacacatacaaacacacacatgtacgtagacacacatacacgtatacacacacacacacattcacatacaaacacatagacacacagataCAGCACACACTCAGTCACAtgcatgtatacacacacacacacacacacacattcacatccatagacacacatacacatacacacacacataacatacacacacacataacatacacacacacacacacatacactcacactcacatccaaagacacagacacacatacacatacacataactatacacacacagagatgcgtgcatgcacacacacacacacatatgcatgtacacacacacgcacacacgtacTGATAAATACACACATgcttacacacacactcaggcaCCTTTTACTGTAATTGCTGGGGGAATTTTACTTTGCAGTTTGTGATTACCATTCTGCTTGTGGTGGCCTGTACAATTTTTTCTTGTCGCTTTTTGGACACcccttctttcttttttcattgcACGCTTACTCTTCTTTTTGCTCAAATCTCCCTGGAGGGGGCAAAGGTGACTATGGTGTTCCTTGTATACATCTTCAACCTGGTCCAGTTCTTAAGAACCTTTAAAGGCATTAactaagcaatattagatcgttggaagtggaaatattctgaataaggcagtctagtatcgacatctaatgcactattttagcacatttacatcattatttcataactTAAGCTGTTAAAAACAGTGCAGAAACAAGTTGCATGAGGATTTCTGCTCAAGACCTAATTTTGGGGGttccaataataaggaatatcctcgtgtgACTTTTCTCTGGGCCGTTTTAAACGGCTCAtagtatgaaatgatgatgtaaatgtgagagtatagtgcagtagatgtcaatatcatacagattgccttattcagaatatttccactttgtacgctctaatattgcttaggatgCCTTTAAAAAAACTAAATAGCCAGGTTCAAAAGCCTACGATACTATGCtaaacttacatgtaccacaaaGTTTGTGAAGTTCTCACCCATATTTCAGTCTGTCATAATATATGACTCCCATACAATCAAGCCATGTGATTTTCAAACGGCTACATGAGTAGTAAATTTTGACAGACTGATGCAGTATAGGGGAAACATGTTTTATACATGCATTTATCATAGTATATTACTATTAGGCTTTTGACACTGAACTTTTGAGTTGTTGGACTTCAGAAGTACTGGTAGTAGTGATGTGTGTAGTTTTAAAAATCTTAAGAAACCAAGAAACATACTTGTAGATTTTGTCCCCATCAAACATTGGGAACCCACGATAGGTGAAATCTAAAGCCTCTTTGGTAACATAACCCTGCAATGCCCATTGAAATTAGCTACTTCTGTAGAATGTTAGTATCATATTATTTTGCCTTAGCTTGTATTGTGTTGTAGTTCTGTTTGCCTCCACATATCCAATGTACAAGTAACACTATTTAAGGTGAAACTAAATATAAGCTAGGGATCTAGCGTTTCAAACACAAAttttactctcaaagcagagggcAGGGGTATACTGTAAACTTCTTTTGATTTTCCCACTTTCTGAAGTTGGCACACAAATCAAGGCAGTCAGacaagcatacatgtacctttgacctctgcttggagagcaataTTTGAGCTCTTAAAAATATCATTCAGGAACTCTAGACATCcctcgttttttttctttctctgttaCCTGTGTGTTATACAGTGAGGCACCACTACCGACGGTGGAAATCGCGGTGCGTAACCAGGGAGAAGCGGACCAGTGGTGCCCGTTCCTCGAGACACTGACAGACGCTGAGATGGAGAAGAAGATACGCGACCAAGACAGAAATACAAGGTGGGTTGTCTCTTTTTTTTAGACCTTGACCAGACAAATtatacctgcaccactctgaatttaggaagtatggatcctactaaaattgttcaggaaccattgctatttttacttttatactttataggttgtaacattcaatgcagctaataatgatccacatacacctacatcataggacatttacatgtaaaacccagtacatggaccagtgcaggttaggtgcaggtagaccagaaatacctgcacagctccaattttacctgcactaacctgcatatgcaggtggtatttcgtgCCCTGACCAGTCATGAATGTGTCATTATGTGAATCTTGACAACATCTGTTTGTCTTACATTTCAGGAGAATGAGAAGACTTGCCAATACTGCACCATCCTGGTAGGGAACAACTGAGCCTGTAGGgtgagaaggaaaaggaaaagaagaagacagcATACGTGAAAACTGCCACAGTTATAAACAGTCTCATTCCTTGTTGTCAGTGTATAAATTGTAGCATACTAGCTTTACTTACTTAGGTTTACAAGGACAGAGTGTTGAATGGCGTAGCATCAGTCTTGTTATTCTGAGGGACCATTTTGAAGTACGTAGTACGTATTTGTGAAAATGGAAACGATGTTGTTTCTGTCAAGATACACTACAACTACAAAATCTCTATACATGTCATaactatatgataatatatcaATAGTTGTTTGTGCTGTTGTAAACATCATGGAAAAATTCTTATAAGTACTCAATGGAAGTGGCCAAGAATGAACATTGGAACACCTGAAGTGATAGTTTTAGACATtagaaaaggaaacaaagtaaacaagaaataaaaaatctCATACTTCCATTAAGTATTTGTCTGTCATCCCGTTATTGTGAATTTCTGTGTGATTCTATCTAAGGCTTTTTCCCACTGGCTCCCATAAGGCATATATATGTAGTAAGAAATGGCAGACAGGAAATCAGATAACCTTGTTTGGGACCTTTGAGCTAACTTCCTGCCAGTGTGCCACATGCTTAGCATGTGCAAACAGCCAAAAGATTACCATTTTGACCTCAAATTGGACTTCCACTGAAACAGTCTGCATTTACACAATTTGTTCCTtaactttctgttttttttaacgtattAATAATTACCGACACGCAAGAAGAACACAAGTATTCCAGTTTTAAACACTAAAAATAAAACCCTACATATATGGAGGTAATGAGCGACATGCAAGACTTGAATCTCTGACAGTGGAAGtgttcaagtttttgagaaactACTTTCATAATCAGCAGACCTTACTCCAATCTTTTGACTACCAAGACCTTTCTTCATCCTGGGAAAATAGTAGACATTTCAAACATGGAGAATAATTCATCAGGGTTAGAGTTTGGCCCCTCATGCATAAAAATGTACCCGTGGGCCATAAATAATTATCTttaatttgaacaaaaaaatcatcatgTGTGATGCAAATGGACCCCTCTACCAAAATATCTggtcaaaccttttctgtaagATGGGTTGaacgaaatcatttttttcaggcCTTGGCTACTGTGCTACTAGCCAACtatgttttttctggactggtcctacgacaaaaacaacaacaacaatacatcgTACCTTCCCCTAGTTGAAAAACATGTATATAGTCTTTGCTTTGTGAGATTCAACAATCAGATGGCAGTATATTTAGTACAAATGTCACATATGATAGAAGTTGATAAGGAAATTAATCTTGGTGTCGCAGACACTATATGAAAGTGGACATTAAATTTGATACCCACTTTCTACATTACAAAATTGGTTTATCTTTTCATCACAGAGTATCATAAGGTGTATATGACTTACATTTTAGGCAGAACAATGGAACAGCACTGACTTTTAATATCCCCTCAGCGCTTTCACTTGTTTTGTAAACAACTGTCCAAGAAATCATTATACGCCCTGTTACTGTCACTGTAGTGTAAAGATGTCCTGATACAAGAGACAATGTGTTTTGTGTAAACTTGGTGGATTGGCGGGCCCTTGTTTATTGTTATGATATTGTAGTACACGATACCCTAACCATATGGGAAAGTTTGAATATTCCCTTTCAATAAGCTCTAGAATATTAGTGGTATCGAGTGGCTATGCTAGCAGACATGAGATTATGGATTCAATTCCTAGATAGACATtgtaaccctagttcacctttatccgtgggttaacctatatccgttgtatatagaaaaaacaaggtatttggggatagcaaattgacagatggtggtttcaaaccgtATATTGAATATCTTGCAATTTCAAacgtctgttgacttgatactgtattcctaattaccttgtttttttaacaacggatataggctaccccacgaataaaggttaactagcgttactagggaaaggcacttaacacgactttcctcactccagcCAGGCATAAAgataggtacctgacttcggttggggaggtaaaaggtggtggaagaagAAGGATGggcttccaataccgtgccctagacacagtggataacaacctatTGCTCACAGGGCCTGAAAAATGCTATGGAACTATTTTTACCTTTACCTAAAATATTAGATGTTCATATTGTGATGTAGTGACAACAGTCGTAATGTGACTAGTCAAAAGAGTTGTCTTCTTCGTAATTTTGTAGACAAAATAGTTGAGACTCTTAACTATTTTGTCTACAAAATTACGAAGAAGACTTGAGAGAGTTCCTTTTGTCACTCATTTTCATGTCAATTTTCCTTGTgaaaacatactagtacagtacAACGCTCTTACACACAATACAATCGCTGTATCACAATAGCGATTCCTTGAGTTTACACTGAATACGTTTTGTAAACTTCTTTGTCTTAACACAGAGATGGGAGAGACTTTGATATGTATTAGAATCTTCACAAGTTTGGAGTAAACCGCCTTGCACAATTATGACACTTGGGATTTAAGATCCTCTTTTCTTAGAAATAGAAGGGTTATAATAAAGTTATAACCTACGAGGACGAGGAACACATTTATACGAGCTTGAAATGACTTTTCTGTGAAAATGTTTTCCCCCGTGGTTTGTGGTATTTACTTCCGTCATATCCCGTTCCAACAAATACTACGCCCACGTGCATATGCACACCTACGCTTGCCAACTGGCTCAGTGCTATAGCTTCCGTAAGTTGTAAGTACCGTCTccatacgaactcgtagggaatccgacggattttggagcacgcagacacgccgtagaactttgcgtgcaggcaaaactttgtgtgccgtgttttgacgtactccctccctgctctttaataccagtcgttccccacgttttcagaaagacgtggcggacgtggcctcccccaaaATTACGTATTATAACTTGCACGTACCCTTAGCTTAACTGAACCGTGGTGCACAACTTGAAGGTGCTCATTTGTAACTCGAGAGCATGTTTCGCCTCTACTATACAACACAAAAGGATGCCGAAAACTGCTCAGGACACGACAAATGGTGCGTGAAAAACCCACTCGGCGTCGATGGAGTGAAAACATCTATCGATTGTAGTGGTACTACACTGAGTCAAGaattgtttatgttgtttgctGGGAATGTTTTAacggttctgggttcaaatccctagtAGGCCATACCGTTTTGCCATAGGGAAATGCAATTTATACTTAATATTCTCAAGTGTAAATGAGTACTAAGCTTCGGTTTAGGACGTCATCTTGGATGGGACGTGGTGAAAAATTAagatggaggtcctgtgtttgaggagaggcCCACGGTAGGTCATTATTTATCTTCAAGAAGACGAGATAGAAGATCGTGAAGTTTTCTAACGGGTCGTGTAGCTGTCAGAGAAATCCTTTCAGTCAGAAAACTTTTCGATCGTaactcccaacatctgcttagataTGACGTCACTCCTCCCAAGTCGGTGTGTAGTTCCCATTCACACAGCCCCTgtcatcccaacatctgcttggatatgaCGTCACTACTCCCAAGGCTGTGAGTAGTTCCCATTCACACATCCCCCTgccatcccaacatctgcttggatatgaCGTCACTCCTCCCAAGTCGGCGTGTGGTTCCCATGCACACAGCCTCCCTGccatcctaacatctgcttggatataaCGTCACTACTCCCAAGGCTGTGAGTAGTTCCCATTCACACATCCCCCTgccatcccaacatctgcttggatatgaCATCACTCCTCCCAAGTCGGTGTGTAGTACCCATTCACACGGCCCCCTTGccatcctaacatctgcttggctaTGACGTAAACCTCCCATTCACACAGCCCCCCTGCCGAGCCTCTTCAAGTTGAAGACTACAGCAGGAGAGACGGAGAGTGGTGCTCAGGGTGGTTGGAGGAGCACCAATTAGGGAACATGCGGCGTTACAGAGAGGACGCACTTCCAACACTGCCCCGGACAAGTTGTCgtagtaccaaggaggttgaaaagaaaGGATTCCAAGGATGAGGGCTCAGAGTGAACAACCTACTCTTTTTTAACTTCCTTGGTAGTATAATTGCTTAATCTCCACTAGGATGCCTGGCTTCGACTTATTTTGCACGCACATATAGATCTTGGAACTAATAGTATAAATGACACTGTTTGctagactcaacatgttgatttattcatatctataaacattcatatatataggcaagacatttgtatacaattgtctgtgtgtatgtaggACAGTATGTGTAGCTGTAATAGATCTTGCGAAAGCCGCtgttatgtcaataaagatgttaGTTTTACCGTCGTGTACGGAGGTTGTGATTTCGGTTTGTCTCAAGGTGTTGCGTATTTGAGTGTGTTTtagcgcgtttgtgtgtgtgtgcaatcaAATCTCATTACTGCAATGTTCTCGTATGTCTCTCACATATCCATTTTCCGATAGGTTTGAATTCGATGTAATAACGACACACGGTAAAGGGTTTCGTAAGGGTAACTAACTACACGCTATGGGGACAGagacgtttggaaggagagagtggacctggtccggtcAAGTAGCCCGCGACGATGATATCGATGAAGTTATATATCGTACTATATAAGTACGAAGTATGAAGTTATATTATCGAACTATAGCGTTAAACGTAATATGAACGTTACAAACCAATTATAATTGTGATACGTACGGCGTAATAGACTGTattcatacagtcaaacctgtctatagcggccactcaagggaccggacaaatttggccactatagacaggtggcctctgtatagaggtggtaacttgtagatgaaatacccaagggaccgacaaaaagtggccactatggacaggtggcccctctgtagaggtggcccctaatacaggtttgactgtacctgttAATCAGATGCTAGAAATAACATTTACTCTCCAGAAATATTAAACTGTACCTATCTATGTCGATAATAAAATTTCAAAAgctgtaaacatttttttttcgttgtgCTCCATGGATATACAACGTGTTAAATGAATGATTTATGATTTCATAAATCAAAATATGGGTGTGATGTAGACATAACCAACACACAAAATGAAGTAAATTGTACACGTCATAAAGTTACCCTTTTATTACTGGCATTCTTATTTACGACTTTAGGTTATTACTTTTTTATACTAATATTTGTGTCATAATCATAAATCTGCAAACGATGTCGATTTCTACAGACACTTCTACCCTAATATTGTGTAATTCCTAGTTCTGTATCAAAAGCCttcgttgtaaaaaaaaaaattggccccTAAACGTGTTTTTTTATCTCTCTTGTCCggttgaaaacaaaacatcgcAGTTGTAACACACTTGGGAAATGCACTGATAACAGGTGTGTATTCGGAGTTCCATAATACCGCCAGAAAAATACTCGACATAATCAACTTTCCATTATGTACCTTTATACTTCCATTGTTGttgctttcttccttccttgTTAATAAAATACGTAATTGTCTGAGTGTACATATATGAGAAAACTGACCTGACGaaaattttcatatatttatatcattCTACGGCACACTCGCTAGGCCCAACAAGGGACCGAAAAGTTTTGACCTTGTTGTCTTTGAATGCATCATTATCTaagccttttttttaatgtgttggAACAtctggatgtctgaagtgtg contains:
- the LOC118425764 gene encoding SWI/SNF-related matrix-associated actin-dependent regulator of chromatin subfamily B member 1-like isoform X1, whose amino-acid sequence is MIGSEVGNYLRMFRGSLYKKYPSLWRRLATIDERKRIAEVLTQAQLEQGAKVGVGDSGHTSLATNITLLRALEVEDILEGNDEKYKAVSLNTEPIQIKDAKPKRSNWVPALPNSSHHLDAVPCSTPVNRHRIATKKIRTFPLVFDDHDPSIIHENAAQPEVLIPIRLDMEIDGHKLRDTFTWNKNEQIITPEQFAEILCDDLELPSLSFVPAIAQAIKTQIEAYPTDNILEEQMDQRVILKLNIHVGNISLVDQFEWDMSEKDNSPETFALKLCTELGLGGEFVTAIAYSIRGQLSWHQRTYAFSEAPLPTVEIAVRNQGEADQWCPFLETLTDAEMEKKIRDQDRNTRRMRRLANTAPSW
- the LOC118425764 gene encoding SWI/SNF-related matrix-associated actin-dependent regulator of chromatin subfamily B member 1-like isoform X2, whose translation is MIGSEVGNYLRMFRGSLYKKYPSLWRRLATIDERKRIAEVLSDSGHTSLATNITLLRALEVEDILEGNDEKYKAVSLNTEPIQIKDAKPKRSNWVPALPNSSHHLDAVPCSTPVNRHRIATKKIRTFPLVFDDHDPSIIHENAAQPEVLIPIRLDMEIDGHKLRDTFTWNKNEQIITPEQFAEILCDDLELPSLSFVPAIAQAIKTQIEAYPTDNILEEQMDQRVILKLNIHVGNISLVDQFEWDMSEKDNSPETFALKLCTELGLGGEFVTAIAYSIRGQLSWHQRTYAFSEAPLPTVEIAVRNQGEADQWCPFLETLTDAEMEKKIRDQDRNTRRMRRLANTAPSW